One Micromonospora sp. WMMD812 genomic window carries:
- a CDS encoding GH25 family lysozyme, with protein sequence MLPTRSPLRRLLAAGLTVLATAAAALVATAGPAAAATTPGIDVSRYQGSINWTSVRNAGIQFAFIKATEGTSYKDPNFNANYVNAYNAGVIRGAYHFARPNISSGAAQANYLASNGGAWSADSRTLPAALDLEANPYSGGYCYGLSTTGMRNWVQDFLNTYRSRTGRYAVIYTTTSFWNQCTGSWSGPWANHPLWLARWASTPGTLPAGAPVWSFWQYTSTGAVSGISGNVDRNYWNGDRSRLIALANNTP encoded by the coding sequence ATGCTCCCCACCCGATCCCCCCTGCGCCGGCTCCTCGCGGCCGGCCTCACCGTCCTCGCCACCGCCGCCGCGGCCCTGGTCGCCACCGCCGGTCCGGCCGCCGCGGCCACCACGCCCGGCATCGACGTGTCGCGCTACCAGGGCAGCATCAACTGGACGAGCGTCCGCAACGCCGGCATCCAGTTCGCCTTCATCAAGGCCACGGAGGGCACGAGCTACAAGGACCCGAACTTCAACGCCAACTACGTCAACGCGTACAACGCCGGGGTGATCCGCGGGGCGTACCACTTCGCCCGGCCCAACATCTCCTCCGGCGCGGCCCAGGCCAACTACCTGGCTTCCAACGGCGGCGCCTGGTCGGCGGACAGCCGCACCCTTCCCGCGGCGCTGGACCTGGAGGCCAACCCGTACAGCGGCGGCTACTGCTACGGCCTCAGCACGACCGGCATGCGCAACTGGGTCCAGGACTTCCTCAACACCTACCGCTCGCGCACCGGCCGCTACGCCGTCATCTACACCACGACCAGCTTCTGGAACCAGTGCACCGGCAGCTGGAGCGGGCCGTGGGCCAACCACCCGCTCTGGCTGGCCCGTTGGGCCAGCACCCCGGGCACCCTGCCGGCCGGCGCGCCGGTCTGGAGCTTCTGGCAGTACACGAGCACCGGCGCCGTCTCCGGGATCAGCGGCAACGTCGACCGCAACTACTGGAACGGCGACCGCTCCCGCCTGATTGCGCTGGCGAACAACACGCCCTGA
- a CDS encoding acyl-CoA carboxylase subunit epsilon — protein sequence MSAEEPLFRVVRGVPTAEELAALVGAIVVRSRPSGATAPVAVSTWARSGRPSGAAPVAGSGAWRTSGLPR from the coding sequence ATGTCTGCCGAAGAGCCCCTGTTCCGGGTCGTCCGCGGCGTCCCGACCGCCGAGGAACTGGCCGCGCTGGTGGGCGCGATCGTCGTCCGGTCGCGGCCGTCCGGCGCGACCGCGCCGGTGGCCGTGTCCACCTGGGCGCGCAGCGGGCGGCCGTCCGGCGCGGCGCCCGTCGCCGGCTCCGGCGCCTGGCGTACGTCCGGCCTGCCCCGCTGA
- a CDS encoding M50 family metallopeptidase: MVSFDGLTDLWDRLFSAQPDPPPLLVLLTALGALVVVSTRLPWRIARNAITIAHEGGHALVALLTGRKLRGIRLHSDTSGLTLSAGRPSGPGMILTLLAGYIAPPLVGLGGAWLLGGNRITLLLWVAVVLLLAMLVMIRNAFGVISLLVTGGVVLAVSWYASPQVQAAFAYAGVWFLLLGGVRPVVELQRLRSRGRMPASDADQLAGLTPFPAFFWVTVFALVNLAVLLAGALLLTGPILTDAGLTL, translated from the coding sequence ATGGTGTCGTTCGACGGGCTGACCGATCTCTGGGACCGGCTGTTCAGCGCGCAGCCCGACCCGCCTCCGCTGCTGGTCCTGCTGACCGCGCTCGGAGCGCTCGTCGTCGTCTCCACCCGCCTGCCGTGGCGGATCGCCCGCAACGCGATCACCATCGCCCACGAGGGTGGCCACGCGCTCGTCGCCCTGCTCACCGGTCGCAAGCTGCGCGGCATCCGGCTGCACTCGGACACCTCGGGGCTGACCCTCTCCGCGGGTCGACCCAGCGGGCCGGGCATGATCCTCACCCTGCTCGCCGGCTACATCGCCCCGCCGCTGGTCGGGCTGGGCGGCGCGTGGCTGCTCGGCGGCAACCGGATCACGCTGCTGCTCTGGGTGGCCGTGGTGCTGCTGCTCGCCATGCTGGTGATGATCCGCAACGCGTTCGGCGTGATCTCGTTGTTGGTCACCGGCGGCGTGGTGCTCGCCGTGTCCTGGTACGCGTCACCGCAGGTGCAGGCGGCGTTCGCGTACGCCGGCGTGTGGTTCCTGCTGCTCGGCGGCGTACGGCCGGTGGTAGAGCTGCAACGGCTGCGCTCCCGGGGTCGGATGCCCGCCTCCGACGCCGACCAGTTGGCCGGGCTCACCCCGTTCCCGGCGTTCTTCTGGGTCACCGTCTTCGCCCTGGTCAACCTCGCGGTCCTGCTGGCGGGCGCGCTCCTCCTGACCGGCCCCATCCTGACCGACGCCGGCCTGACCCTGTGA
- a CDS encoding serine/threonine protein kinase: protein MSNALPQLVADRYRLISPLGQGGMGRVWKARDEVLHRDVAIKELVPPPSLTDDERREMRERSLREARAIARLNNINVVRIFDVLRTDGDPWIVMEYVPSKSLQDTLAESGPVTPARAIEIGLGVLGALKAAHKAGVMHRDVKPGNVLLGDDGRVVLTDFGLATIPGDPNVTRTGMVLGSPAYIAPERARDGTAGPEADLWSLGATLYAAVEGKSPYARPSAIATLAALATEPMPPPKNAGPLKAVLQGLLRKDPSERINAEVAERLLRRANGKRSRGISLLDGVRRPGPNGPREPRPTVVPAPRPAERTVPPATPPAPRTPPAAAAAAGAITAGAASAEDATAKVPAGADADPTTKVDAPSTADAGPTSKVADLTGTDADPTRKVADPTRKVADPTSAVADGAPAAEAPTTVTPVEPVSPAPATREPAKPTSVLPVSPPAAPAGRAPIPPPTGTPADRKRRNLLIGALVAVLLLGLAIAVPLLADGDDPKGAGQQAGATSGPPTPSTPPSSAPPTSVAPSPTPSATPSTDSNALPAGWKLHRDPAGFALPLPDGWVRRNAGQDTIVFDEVNGVGELLVQWTDTPKSDAYADWKRIEPARKNIVDNYQYLDIRRCDFWKTCADWEWLETRDGTRIHVRNRGFVTASNRGYALRWEVADKDWQAKLADFDRIAKGFVPDRQD from the coding sequence ATGTCGAACGCGCTTCCCCAACTTGTCGCCGACCGGTACCGGCTCATCTCGCCGCTCGGTCAGGGCGGCATGGGTCGGGTGTGGAAGGCGCGCGACGAGGTTCTGCACCGCGACGTGGCGATCAAGGAACTGGTCCCGCCGCCGAGCCTCACCGACGACGAGCGTCGTGAGATGCGGGAACGGTCGCTTCGGGAGGCGCGGGCGATCGCCCGGCTGAACAACATCAACGTCGTCCGCATCTTCGACGTGCTGCGCACCGACGGCGATCCGTGGATCGTCATGGAGTACGTCCCGTCGAAGTCGTTGCAGGACACCCTCGCCGAGTCGGGTCCGGTGACGCCGGCGCGGGCGATCGAAATCGGTCTCGGGGTGCTCGGCGCTCTGAAGGCCGCGCACAAGGCCGGGGTGATGCACCGGGACGTCAAGCCGGGCAACGTCCTGCTCGGCGACGACGGCCGGGTGGTGCTGACCGACTTCGGCCTCGCCACCATCCCGGGCGACCCGAACGTCACCCGCACCGGCATGGTGCTCGGCTCGCCCGCGTACATCGCGCCGGAGCGGGCCCGGGACGGCACCGCCGGGCCGGAGGCCGACCTCTGGTCGTTGGGCGCCACCCTCTACGCGGCGGTCGAGGGCAAGTCGCCGTACGCGCGCCCGTCGGCGATCGCCACCCTCGCGGCGCTCGCCACCGAGCCGATGCCGCCGCCGAAGAACGCCGGCCCGCTCAAGGCGGTGCTCCAAGGACTGCTGCGCAAAGACCCGAGCGAGCGCATCAACGCGGAGGTGGCCGAGCGGCTGCTGCGCCGCGCCAACGGCAAGCGCTCGCGGGGCATCTCGCTGCTCGACGGCGTACGCCGGCCAGGGCCGAATGGTCCGCGTGAGCCGCGTCCGACCGTGGTGCCGGCCCCGCGTCCGGCCGAGCGGACCGTCCCGCCGGCCACTCCGCCGGCACCCCGCACGCCCCCGGCTGCCGCGGCGGCTGCCGGTGCGATCACGGCGGGTGCGGCGAGCGCCGAGGACGCGACCGCGAAGGTCCCGGCCGGCGCCGACGCGGACCCCACCACGAAGGTTGATGCGCCGTCCACTGCGGACGCCGGCCCGACCAGCAAGGTCGCCGATCTGACCGGCACGGACGCCGACCCGACGCGCAAGGTCGCCGACCCGACGCGCAAGGTCGCCGACCCGACCAGCGCGGTCGCGGACGGCGCGCCGGCGGCCGAGGCGCCGACGACGGTGACGCCGGTCGAGCCGGTCTCCCCGGCGCCGGCGACCCGCGAGCCGGCCAAGCCGACGTCCGTGCTGCCGGTGAGCCCGCCGGCGGCGCCGGCCGGGCGTGCGCCCATCCCGCCACCGACCGGTACGCCGGCCGACCGTAAGCGACGCAACCTGCTGATCGGCGCGCTGGTGGCCGTCCTGCTCCTCGGACTGGCCATCGCCGTGCCGCTGTTGGCCGACGGAGACGACCCCAAGGGCGCGGGGCAGCAGGCTGGTGCGACCAGCGGCCCTCCGACGCCGTCCACTCCGCCCAGCTCCGCGCCGCCGACCAGCGTGGCGCCCAGCCCGACCCCGTCGGCGACTCCGTCCACCGACTCGAACGCGCTGCCGGCGGGCTGGAAGCTGCACCGGGACCCGGCCGGCTTCGCGCTGCCGCTGCCGGACGGCTGGGTCCGCCGCAACGCCGGCCAGGACACGATCGTCTTCGACGAGGTCAACGGGGTGGGCGAGCTGCTCGTCCAGTGGACGGACACGCCGAAGTCGGACGCGTACGCGGACTGGAAGCGGATCGAGCCGGCCCGGAAGAACATCGTCGACAACTACCAGTACCTCGACATCAGGCGCTGCGACTTCTGGAAGACCTGCGCCGATTGGGAGTGGCTGGAGACCCGCGACGGGACGCGGATCCACGTCCGCAACCGAGGCTTCGTCACGGCCAGCAACCGGGGCTACGCCCTGCGCTGGGAGGTCGCCGACAAGGACTGGCAGGCCAAGCTGGCCGACTTCGACCGGATCGCCAAGGGCTTCGTGCCCGACCGCCAGGACTGA